The sequence below is a genomic window from Sporomusaceae bacterium FL31.
CATTCATCTTAAGGCCTTTACTCCAGTTGAAATTGCGCATTTTGCTAAGATCGCTGGTTTGAGTGTTCAACAAGTACTAGAATGCTTGAAAGAGGCAGGCTTGGATTCATTGCCTGGCGGTGGTGCGGAAATCCTAGATGATGAAGTGCGCAAAGTCATCTGCCCGAATAAAGCAACAACACAGCAGTGGATTGAAGTCATTACAACGGCACACAACCTGGGAATACCTACAAATGCCACCATGCTATATGGCCATGTTGAAACGATAGAACAGCGTATCCAGCATTTAATTACCTTGCGTGATATCCAGGATCAAACGGGTGGCTTTCAAGCCTTCGTAGCGTTCCCGTTTCATCCTGATCATACTGGTTTTGAACATTTAACAAGGGTCACTACCTGGGAAGACCTTAAAATGATCGCTATTTCTAGAATTATCCTCGATAATATTGATCATGTTAAGGCTTTTTGGATGATGCTAACCTTGCCTATTGCCCAATTATCGCTGGCCTTCGGGGTGGATGATTTAGATGGAACGGTTGTTGAAGAAAAAATAATTCATGCTGCCGGGGCCAAAACGAATAAAGGAATTACCAAGGCGGAAATCATCAGCCTGGTGGAAGAGACCGGCAATATTCCAGTGGAGCGGGATACTTTTTACCGCCCGCTGTCAAGAATAGGCGGAATATAACATGGAAAAGCCACGTTTAGGACATATTAAATTTATCAACTGCCTGCCATTGGCGTATAGCTTACAATATGGCGGCTTTGCTGCCGACATGGAAGTTTATTCAGATGTACCTTCAACCCTAAATAGTCAAATTGTGAATGGCAAGCTGGACGTTAGTCCGGTTTCATCCATTGTGTATGCTCGTCATCATGAGAACCTTTTTGTTATTCCAAACGTTTCAATCAGTGCCAATGGTGCGTTACAAAGTATTCTACTGGTTTCCAAACGCCCCATTGAGGCGTTGAATAAAGCTAAGGTAGCGCTTACCGCAAAATCGGAAACATCGCATTGCTTGCTGAAAATTGTGCTACATGATGCTTACCAGGCGCAACCGGAATATTTTATTACCGACTTAACCACTGAGACTGAGGTATTGAATCATGCCGATGCCGTATTATTCATTGGTGACGATGCCTTATATCATTACCATCATCGACATGAGGGGTTATACTATTATGATGTTGGGGCAGAGTGGAAGAAGCTGACCGGATTGCCAATGGTCTATGCCGTCTGGGTGACAAGGCGTGAGTTTGCTCGCCAGAGTCCTATGTTGCTGCAGACTGCTTATGAGCGGGTAATTGGAGGCTTTCGCTATGGATTGGATCATCTTAACCAAGCCATTGCCGCATATGTGGACAAGCTGCCTTTTAGTGCCCAACAAGTTCATCACTATTTGACGCTGCTTAATTGGTCTTTTACAAGTGATCATGAACGGGCCTTGCTTACTTTCTATGAACGGGCCTATCATATTGGCCTTATTGAGAAAGTACCGGCTATTGAGTTTGCGGAGGTGAAAAAATGAGTTGCTTGTCGCCAGACCAAACTTTAAAAATGTTTGAGCATAGCGATATACTAGAGCTGGGACAAACGGCTGATGCTCTGCGGAACAAGCTGCACCCTGGTAATCTAGTTACTTTTGTTATTGATCGCAATATTAACTATACCAATATTTGTTCAAGTGAGTGCCGATTCTGTGCTTTTTATCGCCGGCAGACCCATCAAGATGCTTATGTATTAGAAAATGAAATTATTTTAGAAAAAATTAGAGAAACTATTGATGCTGGCGGCACCCAAGTTATGCTGCAGGGTGGACTGCATCCTGAACTTGGCTTGGATTATTACTTAAATTTGTTAAGTCTCATCAAGAAAAATTATCAAATTACTATTCATTCATTTTCACCAGCAGAAGTATTGCATATTTCCCGCCACGCAGGATTAAGTGTAACAGAAACTCTCATTCGACTCAAAGCTGCTGGCTTGGACTCACTGCCCGGCGGCGGTGCTGAAATTTTAGTGGATGAAGTAAGGCAGCGGGTAAGTCCGAAAAAAATTAGTGCCGGTGATTGGTTAGCGGTTATGGAAGCAGCGCATACTGTGGGGCTGGAAAGCACAGCTACTATGGTTATTGGTATGGGTGAGACCTATGCTCACCGGATTGAGCATATGGAGAAAATCAGAGCCTTGCAAGAAAAGACCGGTGGTTTTCGAGCTTTTATCACTTGGACTTTTCAGCCAGGGAATACTGAATTAGGCGGCGAAAAGACATCAGCCTGGGATTATTTAAAGACACTGGCTTTAACCAGGCTTTATTTAGATAATATTAAGCATATTCAAGGCTCTTGGGTTACGCAGGGACAAAATATTGGTCAATTGACGCTGGCTTTTGGTGCTAATGATTTAGGCAGCATTATGCTGGAGGAAAATGTAGTTCGTGCGGCAGGTACTGCCTATCAGATGTCTATTGACAAAATGGTCAGCATGATTAGAGCGGCGGGCAAAATTCCAGCCCAACGGGATACTGAGTATTCTATCATCAAAAGATTTTAGGTGCGTGAGCCTATTAAAGAGGGGATAACATGAATTTACTGAATACCGAGTTTGCGGTGATTGGCGGATCAGGGACGTTGTCCAGTGATTTCCCATTGGGAGCGAATGATCCAGGGGTTAAAATCTTAGCAGATGATCTTGAATTTGAAACACCTTATGGGTTAAGCCCTGCCTTTCGTTTGTTCAGTGTTGACGACAGGCAAGTATTAACTTGCAAAATGCACGGCTGGCGTAGTGGTGTAAGCCGGGCTGATGCTTCTCGTCAGGTATTTTGGGCATTGCGCGAAGCGGGTGTCAAACGGATCATTGCCGAAGGAGGCGTGGGCACTGTCAATCATTTGCTTGATCCGCGCGACTTTCTAATTCCTGATGATTATCTTGATTTGTCTTTGCGCAAAGACGTGGGTTTAGAGGGCCGTTACCTATTGGTCATGAGAGATGCGCTGTGTCCTGAAGTCAGGGAGCAATTGATTGCAACAACGCGAGATCATTATCAAGGACGAATATTTACCCGCGGCATTTATGGCGTGACTGAAGGGCGTCATTTTGAAAGTCCTGCTGAAATTGCTATGATGAAAGGGCAGGCCGATATTGTCGGTCAGAGTCTTTGTCCTGAGGTTTACTTAGCGCGAGAAATTGGCGCTTGTATTGCCGGTCTGTATTTTGTTGTTAATTATGGTGAAGGCCTTGTTAAGGAATGGTCCCACCAGGAGCTGCAGGACATTTTTTATGATGATGCACCTATGATCAGCCGGATTATTCTGGATACAATTCGTAAACTTTCGGCCAAGGGTGAATGCAGCTGTCGTGAATTACGTAAAGAAACTCTGCTCAAAAGTATTTACAATAAGTAGAATTATATGGTATATTGTCGACATTAGTTTTACCGAGGGGGATATCTCTTAATGGAAAGCAAGCAAAATGAAATGATTCTGATTATGGATTTCGGCGGGCAATATAGTCAATTAATTGCCAGACGAATTCGCGAGTGCGGCGTATATTGTGAAATTGTGCCGTTCAATACGTCTGTGGAAAAAATTCGGGCACTTAAGCCTAAAGGAATTGTATTCTCTGGCGGGCCTTCAAGCGTATATAGTGAAAATGCGCCTAAATGTGATGCAGCAGTATTTGAAATTGATATTCCAGTGTTAGGAATTTGCTATGGTATGCAGTTAACTGCTAATTTATTAGGTGGCGAGGTTGCTCATGCTACTTCCCGGGAATATGGCAATACCCGTCTGCTTGTTGACCGCAATGAGGGGCTGTTTGCTGAAATAGCTGGTGAAACTCAGGTTTGGATGAGTCACGGCGATTATATCAATACACCTCCTAACGAATTTGTTGTTACAGCACATACCGACAATACGCCTGTTGCTGCGATGGCAAATGATAAACGCCGCATTTATGGTGTTCAATTCCATCCTGAAGTTGTACATACTCCAGAAGGAATGAAATTGCTGCGCAATTTCTTGTTTAATGTTTGCGGCTGCAGCGGTGATTGGGATATGGGATCCTTTGTTGATCAAGCGATCCAGTCCATTCGTGAACAAGTTGGCGATAAGCGTGTGCTTTGCGCCCTAAGCGGCGGGATTGACTCTTCAGTAGCTGCTGTACTTGTACATCGGGCTATTGGTGATCAATTAACCTGTGTGTTTGTCAACCATGGCTTCCTGCGCAAAGGTGAGCCTGAGCAGGTTGTGAAAACCTTCCGCGATGGTTTTAAAATGAACTTAGTGTATGCTGATGTTGTAGATCGTTTTATGAATCGTATGACTGGTGTAACCGATCCGGAAGAAAAGCGCAAAATTATTGGTGACGAATTTATTCGCGTTTTTGAAACAGAGGCTACTAAACTGGGAGAAATCGATTTCTTAGTACAAGGCACGCTGTATCCGGATGTCATTGAAAGCGGCACGGCTACTGCGGCTGTAATCAAGAGCCATCATAATGTCGGCGGCTTACCGGAGGACATGAAGTTTAAGCTTGTTGAGCCTTTACGGGATCTATTTAAAGATGAAGTGCGCGCTTTGGCACGTGAACTGAACTTACCTGAAGATATTGTCTGGCGTCAGCCTTTCCCAGGACCAGGACTAGCCATTCGTATTATCGGAGAAGTTACCGAAGAGCGATTGGAAATATTACGCGAAGCGGATGCCATTGTGCATCAAGAAATTAAGAATGCCGACTTATACCGTAAAGTATGGCAATCATTCGCTGTACTGCCTGCCATGAAGAGTGTAGGCGTTATGGGTGATGAGCGTACCTATGCTTATACTGTTGGACTCAGGGTGGTATCCAGTGAAGATGGTATGACCGCTGATTGGGTTCGACTGCCTTATGAAGTTATCGATAATATTTCCCGTCGTATTGTCAATGAAGTGAAAGGCGTAAATCGGATTGTTTATGATGTAACGTCTAAACCTCCATCTACAATTGAGTGGGAATGAATAATGAACGACGTTTCAGCTGTTGCTGGGACGTCGTTTTCCATATTTAACTAAGTTCATCTTGCAATATTGAATGGCCAGGGGTAGTATATTTATGACATGTTTAAAGAAACTAATAAATGGTTAAATGATGGAGGGATTTTGAATGAGTTTTGAAGCAAAGTTAACAGAAATGGGCATTGTGGTTCCCACGGCTCCTAAGCCGGTTGCGGCCTATGTTCCTGCAGTACAAGTTGGGGATATTATTTATACTTCGGGACAGATACCTTTTGTTGATGGTCAAATCAAATATAAAGGGAAATTAGGCAAAGAGGTTACCATCGAACAGGGATACGATGCCGCAAAAGTTTGTGTCATCAATGCGTTAGCTGCCGTGAAAAGCTTGGCCGGTTCATTAGACAATATTGAAAAAATCATCAAAGTCGTTGGGTTTGTAAATAGTGCACCAGGTTTTACAGATCAGCCTAAAGTGATCAATGGTGCTTCAGAGTTATTAGCTGAAGTGTTTGGCGAAGCTGGTGCTCATGCCAGATCAGCAGTCGGAGTGGCTGAGCTGCCCATTGACAGTGCAGTTGAGGTTGAGCTGATTGTAAAGCTAAAATAGAAGTAAGAGCCTGGAGGGATTAGATGGCGAACGTCGTTGTGGTTGGCGGAGGCTGGTCAGGTTGTGCAGCAGCTATTGCCGCTAAAAAAGCTGGTATGGATCAAGTGATTCTATTGGAACGAACCGATATGCTCTTAGGGACTGGATTGGTTGGCGGAATCATGCGAAACAACGGCCGCTTTACAGCAGCTGAAGAAGCTATTGCTATGGGTGGTGGTGATCTGTTTCAGGCAACCGATCAATGTTCGCGTCATCAGAATATCGAGTTTCCAGGCCATAAGCATGCAAGCTTATATGATGTCGCAAAAATCGAACCAATAGTTCGCAAATTGCTTGAGGACTACGAAATTGAATATCGTACCCTAGCCAGAGTCAGGGATATCAGTATGAAAGGGAGCAAGATTACCTCGGTTATTACTGATGCTGATGATGAAGTTTATGGCGATGTTTTTGTAGAAGCTACTGGTACGGCTGGGCCGCAGGGTAACTGCAGTAAACATGGCAATGGCTGTGCGATGTGCATCATTCGCTGTCCGGCATTTGGTCCAAGGATTAGTGTTGCCGGACGCGCTGGTATTCAAGAGAAACATGGCAAAAAACCGGATGGATCAACTGGCGCTATGAGTGGATCCTGCAAACTTCTTAAGGAGTCACTGGATTCTAACATTGTACGGCAGCTTAATGACTATGGTTTAGCCATAATACCCATCCCGGTGCACTTGCGTAAAGCAGATGCACTGGGGATAAAAGCCTGCCAGCAATATGCGCTGCAAGAATTTGCAGAAAATATCATTTTACTGGATACAGGACATGCCAAGCTCATGACACCGTTTTATCCAATCGAAAAACTGCGCAGCATTCCGGGTTTTGAGAATGCCCGCTTTGAAGATCCCTATGCAGGCGGTGTCGGAAATTCTATGCGCTACTTCGATTTATCACCCCATGACAATACGCTCAAAGTTACAGGAGTTGATAATTTATTTTGCTGCGGTGAGAAAGCCGGATTGCTGGTTGGCCACACTGAGGCCATTGTGACCGGGACTTTAGCTGGTCATAATGCTGCCCGCAGCCAGGCAAAGATGGATCTGTTGGTTTTGCCTGAGACGCTAGCCATTGGAGATGCCATTGCCCATGTGAATGCTCAAATGCAGACAGATGCAGGAATGAGTTTAAAGTACACTTTCTCCGGAGCGCAATATTTTCAGCGAATGCAGGAAAAGGGGCTTTATACCACTGATATTACGACAATTCAAGAGCGAGTCCGGCTGGCTGGCTTAAGCAATGTGTTTTCTGAGGTCATCCAGTAACCGGCTCATTAAAAACCATCTATTACAAGATAGACTGGCTGAACAGGTATTATTGCCAATAAAGTTTAGCCAGTCTTTGCTTTAATCTGTTTATATTGTCAGAAAATCCGAACATTATTCATAAAAATTGTTTTAAAGTTCATTTTTATTGACAGGCTTTGACGTATTCTGCTATTATAAGTGAGTAAAGTTAATGATGCTCGTATAATGTTGAGGATATGGCTCAAAAGTTTCTACCAGATAACCGTAAATTATCTGACTACGAGTGAAAGTGTACCTAGGGTTCCGCATGGCCGACGTTGTCCATGTTTTACAAGTGTCTGGCTGTGGCTGCGACCAAGTGGTACAAGTGTTGGCAGTATCAACACTACACCGTTGGGAAAAAAGCCCGGGCGGGAATTTCGCTCACTACAAGAATGCGAAATTCCCTGCCCGGGCTATTATTTTATCGGAGGTGATTGGTTACAATAACGGTGGTTGATTACTGCAACGTTTTTGCTCATCTTTTCAGTATAATTTAAGGAGAGACCAAACGATGTTAGAAAAAATTTTTTCGCTCCGTGAGCGTAATACGACTGTAAGCACCGAAATAATGGCCGGTGTTACAACTTTTATGACGATGGCTTACATATTATTTGTCAATCCGAGTATTCTGGGATCTGCCGGAATGGATAAAAACGCGGTTCTGCTGGCAACTTCAATTGGTGCCGGTTTAGTTACCATCATGATGGGCTTGTTTGTAAATTATCCAATAGCATTAGCGCCAGGTATGGGGTTAAATGCCTTTTATGCATTCACTGTTGTCATTGGTATGGGTGTTTCTTGGCAAGTTGCTTTGGGGGCAGTATTTCTATCAGGCCTTATTTTTATTTTGCTCACTGTTACACAAGTCCGGCAGCTGTTGGTCGAAGGAATGCCAACATCACTGAAACATGCTATCACTGTGGGGATTGGATTATTTATTACAATTATCGGTTTAAAGCTTTCCGGAATCATGTCAATCAGACTTTCCCTGATTCCGCCAACCTTAGAAAAAATTGTTGCTTCACACGGTAATGGAACTCCACTATCTTTTGAAACCATTATTGAAATGGGCAAATTAGCAGATAAAGAAGTCTTACTGGCTCTATTCGGCCTATTATTCATTGCCGTACTGATGGCCCGTAATGTTCGCGGCTCTATGTTAATTGGTATTATCACTACGACAGTTCTTGGAATTCTAATGGGAATTGTAAAAATTCCTGCTGGATTCACACCGGTCGCCATGCCTGATTTCAGCAATAACGCCTTTTTTGCGCTGGATATTGCTGGAGCTTTGAATATGGGGCTCATGACCATCATCTTTACTTTTACCTTTGTTGAATTATTTGATACCATGGGAACGCTTGTGGGAACTGCCACTAAGGCAGGACTGATGGACAAAAATGGCAAGTTTCCGCGTATTGGACGAGCCATGCTGGTAGATGCCTTTGGCGTCAGCTTGGGATCATTACTTGGTACCAGCACCATTACGGCCTATGTAGAAAGTGCCGCCGGTGTTGGTGCAGGTGGACGTACTGGCTTGACTGCGGTTGTCTGTGGAATCTTGTTCCTGTTAGCGCTGTTCTTTACGCCATTGGCTGGGTTGATTCCTGATGCCGCAACTGCGCCAGCCTTGATTATTGTTGGTGCCTTGATGATGGAAGGCGTGCGTCATATTGATTTTAGTGATTTTACTGAAGCACTGCCTGCATTTTTGACCATTGTGCTGATGCCGTTTACTTATAGTATTGCAAATGGTGTTTCGGCTGGTTTAGTCGTTTATCCACTTCTGAAATTGATCACTGGTCGTGGTCGCGAAGTTCATTGGATTATTTATGTCTTAGCGGTATTGGTTATTGCCAGATTTATTTTCTTAAATGAAGGTTAAGTATTAAACGATTGTTCGCAGATTGATAAAAGGGTTCAGATGGAGTTTTTACTCCATCTGAATCAAATCTATAACTACGAAAATTTTGCTCAGAACTCTCA
It includes:
- the mqnA gene encoding chorismate dehydratase yields the protein MEKPRLGHIKFINCLPLAYSLQYGGFAADMEVYSDVPSTLNSQIVNGKLDVSPVSSIVYARHHENLFVIPNVSISANGALQSILLVSKRPIEALNKAKVALTAKSETSHCLLKIVLHDAYQAQPEYFITDLTTETEVLNHADAVLFIGDDALYHYHHRHEGLYYYDVGAEWKKLTGLPMVYAVWVTRREFARQSPMLLQTAYERVIGGFRYGLDHLNQAIAAYVDKLPFSAQQVHHYLTLLNWSFTSDHERALLTFYERAYHIGLIEKVPAIEFAEVKK
- a CDS encoding phosphorylase translates to MNLLNTEFAVIGGSGTLSSDFPLGANDPGVKILADDLEFETPYGLSPAFRLFSVDDRQVLTCKMHGWRSGVSRADASRQVFWALREAGVKRIIAEGGVGTVNHLLDPRDFLIPDDYLDLSLRKDVGLEGRYLLVMRDALCPEVREQLIATTRDHYQGRIFTRGIYGVTEGRHFESPAEIAMMKGQADIVGQSLCPEVYLAREIGACIAGLYFVVNYGEGLVKEWSHQELQDIFYDDAPMISRIILDTIRKLSAKGECSCRELRKETLLKSIYNK
- the guaA gene encoding GMP synthase [glutamine-hydrolyzing] encodes the protein MESKQNEMILIMDFGGQYSQLIARRIRECGVYCEIVPFNTSVEKIRALKPKGIVFSGGPSSVYSENAPKCDAAVFEIDIPVLGICYGMQLTANLLGGEVAHATSREYGNTRLLVDRNEGLFAEIAGETQVWMSHGDYINTPPNEFVVTAHTDNTPVAAMANDKRRIYGVQFHPEVVHTPEGMKLLRNFLFNVCGCSGDWDMGSFVDQAIQSIREQVGDKRVLCALSGGIDSSVAAVLVHRAIGDQLTCVFVNHGFLRKGEPEQVVKTFRDGFKMNLVYADVVDRFMNRMTGVTDPEEKRKIIGDEFIRVFETEATKLGEIDFLVQGTLYPDVIESGTATAAVIKSHHNVGGLPEDMKFKLVEPLRDLFKDEVRALARELNLPEDIVWRQPFPGPGLAIRIIGEVTEERLEILREADAIVHQEIKNADLYRKVWQSFAVLPAMKSVGVMGDERTYAYTVGLRVVSSEDGMTADWVRLPYEVIDNISRRIVNEVKGVNRIVYDVTSKPPSTIEWE
- a CDS encoding FAD-dependent oxidoreductase yields the protein MANVVVVGGGWSGCAAAIAAKKAGMDQVILLERTDMLLGTGLVGGIMRNNGRFTAAEEAIAMGGGDLFQATDQCSRHQNIEFPGHKHASLYDVAKIEPIVRKLLEDYEIEYRTLARVRDISMKGSKITSVITDADDEVYGDVFVEATGTAGPQGNCSKHGNGCAMCIIRCPAFGPRISVAGRAGIQEKHGKKPDGSTGAMSGSCKLLKESLDSNIVRQLNDYGLAIIPIPVHLRKADALGIKACQQYALQEFAENIILLDTGHAKLMTPFYPIEKLRSIPGFENARFEDPYAGGVGNSMRYFDLSPHDNTLKVTGVDNLFCCGEKAGLLVGHTEAIVTGTLAGHNAARSQAKMDLLVLPETLAIGDAIAHVNAQMQTDAGMSLKYTFSGAQYFQRMQEKGLYTTDITTIQERVRLAGLSNVFSEVIQ
- the mqnC gene encoding cyclic dehypoxanthine futalosine synthase gives rise to the protein MSCLSPDQTLKMFEHSDILELGQTADALRNKLHPGNLVTFVIDRNINYTNICSSECRFCAFYRRQTHQDAYVLENEIILEKIRETIDAGGTQVMLQGGLHPELGLDYYLNLLSLIKKNYQITIHSFSPAEVLHISRHAGLSVTETLIRLKAAGLDSLPGGGAEILVDEVRQRVSPKKISAGDWLAVMEAAHTVGLESTATMVIGMGETYAHRIEHMEKIRALQEKTGGFRAFITWTFQPGNTELGGEKTSAWDYLKTLALTRLYLDNIKHIQGSWVTQGQNIGQLTLAFGANDLGSIMLEENVVRAAGTAYQMSIDKMVSMIRAAGKIPAQRDTEYSIIKRF
- a CDS encoding xanthine/uracil permease codes for the protein MLEKIFSLRERNTTVSTEIMAGVTTFMTMAYILFVNPSILGSAGMDKNAVLLATSIGAGLVTIMMGLFVNYPIALAPGMGLNAFYAFTVVIGMGVSWQVALGAVFLSGLIFILLTVTQVRQLLVEGMPTSLKHAITVGIGLFITIIGLKLSGIMSIRLSLIPPTLEKIVASHGNGTPLSFETIIEMGKLADKEVLLALFGLLFIAVLMARNVRGSMLIGIITTTVLGILMGIVKIPAGFTPVAMPDFSNNAFFALDIAGALNMGLMTIIFTFTFVELFDTMGTLVGTATKAGLMDKNGKFPRIGRAMLVDAFGVSLGSLLGTSTITAYVESAAGVGAGGRTGLTAVVCGILFLLALFFTPLAGLIPDAATAPALIIVGALMMEGVRHIDFSDFTEALPAFLTIVLMPFTYSIANGVSAGLVVYPLLKLITGRGREVHWIIYVLAVLVIARFIFLNEG
- the mqnE_2 gene encoding aminodeoxyfutalosine synthase codes for the protein MTMIETALTKAKAGKRINFAEALALYHSNDLLELAAAARAIKERKTGSHIYYNVNRHINLTNICVSGCPLCAFGCKAEQKQAFTLEIEDVQRIVHDTIKQTPDLTEIHMVSALHPDKPFSYYVDIVRAVKQILPNIHLKAFTPVEIAHFAKIAGLSVQQVLECLKEAGLDSLPGGGAEILDDEVRKVICPNKATTQQWIEVITTAHNLGIPTNATMLYGHVETIEQRIQHLITLRDIQDQTGGFQAFVAFPFHPDHTGFEHLTRVTTWEDLKMIAISRIILDNIDHVKAFWMMLTLPIAQLSLAFGVDDLDGTVVEEKIIHAAGAKTNKGITKAEIISLVEETGNIPVERDTFYRPLSRIGGI